A portion of the Deinococcus peraridilitoris DSM 19664 genome contains these proteins:
- the purE gene encoding 5-(carboxyamino)imidazole ribonucleotide mutase has protein sequence MGSRSDFETLQGALEVLRELGVGFEVRVLSAHRTPALLQSYAARAERLNLRAIIAGAGGAAHLPGMLAAFTRVPVLGVPVQSRALSGLDSLLSIVQMPAGVPVATFAIGTAGARNAALFAAAMLAAEDAQVREQLNAYRARQTDAVLAEPFFEGYPEAGEA, from the coding sequence ATGGGCAGCCGCAGCGATTTTGAAACCCTGCAGGGGGCTCTGGAGGTGCTGCGCGAACTCGGTGTGGGCTTCGAGGTCCGGGTACTCTCGGCGCACCGCACCCCGGCACTGCTGCAAAGCTACGCAGCGCGTGCCGAGCGGCTGAATTTACGTGCGATCATCGCGGGCGCCGGCGGCGCCGCGCACCTGCCGGGCATGCTGGCCGCCTTTACCCGGGTGCCGGTGCTGGGCGTGCCCGTGCAGTCCAGGGCGCTCAGCGGACTCGACTCGCTGCTGTCGATCGTGCAGATGCCGGCCGGCGTGCCCGTGGCCACTTTCGCCATCGGCACGGCGGGGGCGCGCAACGCCGCGCTGTTCGCGGCGGCCATGCTCGCCGCCGAGGACGCGCAGGTGCGCGAGCAGCTGAACGCGTACCGGGCCCGCCAGACGGACGCGGTCCTGGCGGAGCCTTTCTTCGAGGGTTACCCCGAGGCGGGCGAGGCGTGA
- the purK gene encoding 5-(carboxyamino)imidazole ribonucleotide synthase produces the protein MKRTVGILGGGQLAQMLALAGVPLGVQTQILEPSHQAPARLAALHLAADYTDQEALETLAQCDVVTLEFENVPVQALTYLNGQVPVRPAPEILERSRHRVREKQALQALGLETAPFWPLHDVQQAEEALLAVGGEGILKTAELGYDGKGQHRVRSAGELRQALADLNAECVLEGVVPFVREVSLAVARNPAGELAFGGLIENEHQGGILRRSVFPAASSADTARRAREMAATAAQAWQLEGLLTFEFFELEGGKLLVNEIAPRVHNSGHLTQNGGGISQFEAQLRAVLDLPLQDFAPLRPCAMVNLLGWSAKAPDWQALLREEGAHLHLYHKDNVPGRKLGHVNVVGDTRELVLQRAARIEALLGTE, from the coding sequence GTGAAGCGCACCGTCGGGATTCTGGGGGGCGGGCAGCTGGCCCAGATGCTCGCGCTGGCCGGTGTACCGCTGGGCGTTCAGACGCAAATCCTCGAGCCGTCGCACCAGGCACCCGCACGGCTCGCCGCCCTTCACCTGGCCGCCGACTACACCGACCAAGAGGCGCTGGAGACGCTGGCGCAGTGTGACGTGGTGACACTGGAATTCGAGAACGTGCCAGTGCAGGCCCTGACTTACCTGAACGGCCAAGTACCCGTTCGTCCGGCCCCCGAGATTCTGGAGCGCTCCCGCCACCGTGTGCGTGAAAAACAGGCGCTGCAGGCACTGGGGCTCGAAACGGCACCCTTCTGGCCGCTGCATGACGTGCAGCAGGCCGAGGAGGCGCTGTTGGCCGTGGGCGGCGAGGGAATCCTCAAGACTGCCGAACTGGGCTACGACGGCAAGGGTCAGCACCGGGTTCGCTCGGCTGGAGAGCTGCGACAGGCCTTGGCGGATCTGAACGCCGAGTGCGTACTGGAAGGCGTCGTGCCCTTTGTACGCGAAGTCAGTCTGGCCGTGGCGCGCAATCCGGCGGGAGAACTCGCTTTTGGTGGTTTGATCGAAAACGAACACCAAGGCGGCATTCTGCGCCGCTCGGTCTTTCCGGCCGCCTCCAGCGCCGACACCGCCCGTCGTGCCCGCGAGATGGCCGCCACGGCCGCGCAGGCCTGGCAGCTCGAAGGGCTGCTCACCTTCGAGTTTTTCGAGCTCGAAGGCGGAAAGCTGCTGGTGAACGAGATCGCGCCGCGCGTTCACAACAGCGGCCACCTGACCCAGAACGGCGGGGGGATCAGCCAGTTCGAGGCGCAGTTGCGCGCAGTGCTGGATTTGCCGCTGCAGGATTTCGCACCGCTGAGGCCGTGCGCCATGGTGAACCTGCTCGGCTGGAGCGCAAAAGCGCCGGACTGGCAGGCACTCCTGCGTGAAGAAGGCGCGCACCTGCACCTCTACCACAAGGACAACGTGCCAGGACGCAAGCTGGGGCACGTGAACGTGGTGGGTGACACGCGCGAGCTGGTGCTGCAGCGCGCCGCGCGGATTGAAGCGCTGCTCGGGACCGAATGA